Proteins from a genomic interval of Verrucomicrobiota bacterium:
- a CDS encoding ring-cleaving dioxygenase, giving the protein MSLSIHGLHHVTAIASDPQRNLDFYVGLLGLRLVKRTVNFDDPGTYHFYFGDARGTPGTILTFFPWPDARPGIRGAGEIDAIAFAIGPESAGYWLERLKAHGVGAERGPRRFGEEMIRFSDPDGLSIELIAAPLEAGTEPWPGSTVPVEHSIRGFRGASAALGNCERTANLLTEVFGYRAVEEADGRFRFAAPGEAGPGKTLDLIRMPDRAPGRAGAGSVHHIAFRTPDDERQRACREFLVKSGYHLSPVMDRSYFHSIYFREPGGVLFEIATDPPGFTTDELPEELGLNLRLPPRLERMRPQIEAMLPPVTLPEGTTG; this is encoded by the coding sequence ATGAGCCTGTCAATCCACGGACTTCATCACGTCACGGCGATCGCATCGGATCCCCAGCGCAACCTTGATTTCTACGTCGGGCTGCTGGGGTTGCGGCTCGTCAAGCGTACGGTCAACTTCGATGACCCGGGCACCTACCACTTCTACTTCGGTGATGCGCGCGGTACGCCCGGCACCATCCTGACCTTTTTTCCGTGGCCGGACGCGCGGCCCGGGATTCGCGGTGCCGGTGAGATTGACGCTATCGCCTTTGCCATCGGACCGGAATCGGCCGGTTACTGGTTGGAGCGGCTTAAGGCCCACGGGGTTGGGGCCGAACGGGGGCCGCGGCGTTTTGGCGAGGAAATGATTCGTTTCAGCGATCCCGATGGGTTGTCGATCGAACTGATTGCCGCTCCCCTCGAAGCGGGAACCGAGCCCTGGCCCGGCAGCACAGTCCCGGTGGAACATTCGATCCGCGGGTTCCGTGGCGCTTCTGCCGCGCTGGGTAATTGCGAGCGCACGGCGAATTTGCTTACCGAGGTTTTCGGTTACCGGGCCGTCGAGGAAGCGGACGGCCGTTTCCGGTTCGCTGCGCCCGGCGAAGCTGGTCCCGGCAAAACCCTGGATCTGATCCGGATGCCGGATCGCGCTCCGGGCCGGGCCGGGGCCGGTTCGGTGCACCACATTGCCTTTCGCACCCCGGATGATGAGCGGCAGCGCGCCTGCCGTGAGTTCCTGGTCAAGTCGGGTTACCACCTCAGCCCTGTGATGGACCGCAGCTATTTTCACTCGATCTACTTCCGTGAACCGGGCGGGGTGCTCTTTGAGATCGCGACCGATCCGCCGGGTTTCACCACTGACGAGCTTCCGGAAGAGCTCGGTCTTAACCTGCGCCTGCCGCCGAGGCTGGAACGGATGCGCCCGCAAATCGAGGCGATGCTGCCGCCCGTCACGCTTCCTGAAGGAACCACCGGATGA
- a CDS encoding alpha/beta hydrolase, producing MSSPPDFIHRFVPGHSDRTLLLLHGTGGNEHDLIPLGRALDPAANLLSPRGKVLENGMPRFFRRLAEGIFDLQDLTKRAHELGDFAAAAARHYGFDPHKVVAVGYSNGANVAAALLLLRPETFRAAVLFRPMVPLEPETRPDLAGVQVRIAAGDHDSIVPVAETQRLATLLRGAGAEVAVCFASAGHGLTPAEIDAAARWLKDLGATAA from the coding sequence ATGAGCTCGCCCCCCGATTTTATCCACCGATTCGTGCCGGGCCATTCAGACCGCACCCTTCTGCTGCTGCACGGCACGGGCGGGAATGAACATGATCTTATCCCGCTCGGGCGTGCCCTGGATCCCGCCGCCAACTTGCTTAGTCCCCGGGGCAAGGTGCTGGAAAACGGCATGCCGCGGTTTTTTCGCCGGCTGGCCGAAGGAATCTTCGACCTGCAGGACCTAACCAAGCGCGCGCACGAACTGGGGGATTTTGCGGCTGCCGCCGCACGGCATTACGGTTTTGATCCGCATAAAGTTGTTGCGGTGGGGTATTCCAACGGCGCCAACGTGGCTGCCGCCCTGCTGTTGCTGCGGCCGGAGACGTTCCGGGCGGCGGTCCTGTTTCGACCCATGGTGCCGCTCGAGCCGGAAACGCGGCCCGACCTTGCCGGTGTGCAGGTACGCATTGCCGCCGGCGATCATGATTCGATCGTGCCGGTAGCCGAAACGCAGCGCCTGGCGACCTTGTTGCGTGGCGCAGGTGCGGAGGTGGCGGTGTGCTTCGCCAGCGCCGGCCATGGTTTGACTCCGGCCGAAATCGACGCGGCCGCCCGCTGGCTCAAGGACCTTGGAGCAACTGCCGCTTGA
- a CDS encoding FUSC family protein yields the protein MDVPSMHPVTPAHRLQRAWQTFLSLHSESNLNAYAWTEGLRAAIGISTPVALGLMTGHLAWGILAGFAVLWILSCDLGGAYRQKAAGLVGSAVTLIVAYFFAIWMTWSTTGYVAGTFIWVFLAALIGVAGSAAAQAGLVSSTIVITSVALIAPGEYWSRFIACLIGMGWALLLCLALWPLRAYSPIFQALAISCAKLASFADAFWLGAATVERPAINFQFATAYDGLMTSLERSRNIWGALRSRRAGPTTRSMQLLLLIEQLDDLGRTLVAFREMVNLVGRESWFTEFRPRLEGLTQAVSELGREISEAIAVHGKTVDPSGVQGHFEAIEAGLNAKADHGSPDSFQRKELARTIKHLVEQFVVLAEIASELKSGQPTHREPPEARFGPRPRTFNPIAEIRNSLSFRSSSFRHALRLGAATTLGALLASAVHISRGYWIPMTVVLVLKPNFGGTLRRSVQRVTGTVLGALVAALLISFCSDSWLLVLGVALLAGATFTLRNRNYGLFAMALTPLVMLMLDLAHPGTATDSFLRIFHTMIGSLLALLCGYLLFPALEISRFPVQVAAAFRAEAAFLRAFGDLVHGKQKRPMSEFRQDAAVAVSNAATASERLLAEPSRQRGDVESALTAVNYCRQILLAVAAISDYPAREPIRLQSGYATELLLRLVRTLADALVGLAVSLETGTKSKRLRELSELTDQLEELVGTTAPQASPDTASAVGRKLKTGDTVAWLFYHLHHISDLALGAREVVHRLLRSEAKPRPTSPGKMPKMPPAELSNE from the coding sequence GTGGATGTCCCTTCGATGCACCCGGTCACGCCCGCCCACAGATTGCAACGCGCCTGGCAAACGTTCCTGTCGTTGCACTCCGAATCCAACCTGAACGCTTATGCGTGGACGGAGGGCCTTCGTGCGGCGATCGGCATTTCCACGCCGGTCGCCCTCGGTTTGATGACCGGTCACCTGGCCTGGGGAATCCTGGCCGGCTTCGCCGTCCTCTGGATCCTGTCGTGCGACCTGGGGGGCGCTTACCGCCAGAAAGCCGCGGGTCTGGTGGGGTCCGCCGTTACACTCATTGTCGCTTACTTCTTTGCGATCTGGATGACTTGGTCCACGACGGGTTACGTAGCCGGCACGTTCATCTGGGTCTTTTTGGCCGCCCTGATCGGGGTCGCCGGAAGTGCCGCCGCCCAGGCGGGTCTGGTGAGTTCAACCATTGTCATCACGTCCGTGGCGCTGATCGCACCCGGTGAATACTGGAGCCGGTTTATCGCCTGCCTGATCGGCATGGGCTGGGCGCTCCTGCTTTGCCTGGCGCTCTGGCCGTTGCGTGCTTATTCGCCCATCTTCCAGGCGCTTGCGATCAGCTGCGCCAAGCTGGCGAGTTTCGCCGACGCCTTCTGGCTCGGGGCAGCCACGGTTGAGCGGCCGGCAATCAACTTCCAGTTTGCCACCGCTTATGACGGCCTCATGACCAGCCTGGAGCGTTCCCGGAACATCTGGGGCGCGCTCCGGTCGCGTCGCGCCGGGCCGACCACCCGGAGCATGCAACTGCTCCTCCTGATCGAACAACTCGACGATCTCGGCAGGACGCTCGTTGCCTTCCGCGAAATGGTTAACCTGGTCGGCAGAGAATCCTGGTTCACGGAGTTTCGGCCCCGCCTCGAGGGCCTGACCCAGGCCGTATCGGAGCTTGGACGCGAAATCTCGGAAGCCATTGCCGTGCACGGTAAAACGGTGGATCCGTCCGGTGTTCAGGGGCACTTCGAGGCGATCGAAGCCGGTCTGAATGCCAAGGCTGACCACGGCTCACCCGACTCATTCCAGCGCAAGGAACTGGCGCGGACCATCAAGCACCTCGTCGAACAGTTCGTCGTCCTGGCCGAAATCGCCTCCGAATTGAAGTCCGGACAGCCGACCCACCGTGAGCCGCCCGAGGCAAGGTTCGGGCCGCGGCCGCGAACGTTTAACCCGATCGCGGAAATTCGAAACAGCCTCTCCTTTCGCTCCAGCAGCTTCCGTCACGCCCTGCGACTCGGTGCCGCCACCACCCTGGGCGCGCTGCTGGCCTCCGCCGTCCATATCTCCAGGGGGTATTGGATTCCTATGACGGTCGTCCTGGTGTTGAAGCCTAACTTCGGCGGGACCCTGCGGCGGTCTGTACAAAGGGTCACCGGGACGGTGCTGGGCGCGCTGGTGGCCGCGTTGCTGATCTCTTTCTGCAGCGACTCGTGGCTCCTGGTGCTGGGGGTGGCGCTCCTGGCCGGTGCCACCTTTACGTTGCGGAATCGCAATTACGGCTTGTTCGCGATGGCGCTCACCCCGCTGGTCATGCTGATGCTTGACCTGGCCCATCCTGGCACGGCCACCGACAGTTTTTTACGCATCTTCCACACGATGATCGGAAGTTTGCTGGCCCTTCTGTGCGGTTACCTGTTATTTCCGGCTTTGGAAATCAGCCGGTTTCCGGTTCAGGTTGCCGCCGCTTTCCGGGCGGAAGCGGCATTTCTCCGGGCGTTCGGCGACCTTGTGCATGGCAAACAGAAAAGGCCGATGTCCGAGTTCCGGCAAGACGCCGCCGTCGCCGTATCAAATGCGGCGACGGCCTCCGAGCGACTCCTGGCCGAACCGTCACGCCAGCGCGGCGACGTGGAATCAGCGCTGACGGCCGTCAACTACTGCCGGCAAATCCTGCTCGCGGTGGCGGCGATCTCCGATTACCCGGCGCGTGAGCCGATCCGGCTTCAGTCCGGCTACGCGACCGAACTGCTGCTCAGGCTGGTCAGGACCCTGGCCGATGCCCTGGTAGGTCTTGCGGTCAGCCTGGAAACGGGAACCAAGTCGAAACGGCTGCGGGAACTTTCAGAGCTCACCGATCAACTGGAGGAGTTGGTGGGAACAACCGCGCCCCAGGCATCCCCGGACACGGCCAGCGCCGTCGGCCGGAAGCTGAAAACGGGCGATACCGTTGCGTGGCTCTTTTATCACCTGCACCACATCAGCGATCTGGCCTTGGGTGCACGCGAAGTGGTGCACCGCCTGCTGCGCTCAGAAGCGAAGCCCCGGCCAACGTCGCCGGGGAAAATGCCAAAAATGCCGCCAGCGGAACTCAGTAACGAGTAA